A part of Periplaneta americana isolate PAMFEO1 chromosome 17, P.americana_PAMFEO1_priV1, whole genome shotgun sequence genomic DNA contains:
- the LOC138692653 gene encoding zinc finger protein 519-like isoform X5, with product MDLIKMESEVDPLDLQAHDNIYKLEENKSSSKEGNLSQLEVTGMKTECVDQSYDIKSEIKVEDTPVPTSFVFMRCEVDENVFDVDRVNQAQKVEISSEEDEVIPESIVHNVKNSVSREHTSIDREEDNFIQCDSRRPDSAKIGDVIRNSMKCKKYNDLFGTPKSPELDHQIHTIKKLFKCNECKKCFPRLSELKRHIRVHTGERSFKCEVCGKCFSQFGNLTQHTRIHTGERPFKCEVCGKCFSQLGHLTQHVRMHTGERKFKCDVCGKCFPHLGHLTRHVRIHTGERPLKCEVCGKSFLELGHIREHLRIHTGERPFKCELCGKCFLASGDLNRHSRIHTGEKPFKCEGCGKSFSQSSALRRHARLHIGESH from the exons atggattTAATTAAGATGGAATCTGAGGTTGATCCGTTGGACTTACAGGCACATGATAACATATACAAATTGGAAGAAAATAAGTCTTCATCAAAG GAAGGGAATTTATCGCAACTGGAAGTGACAGGCATGAAGACAGAATGCGTTGACCAGAGTTACGATATCAAATCAGAGATAAAGGTTGAAGACACTCCAGTACCTACGAGCTTTGTATTCATGAGATGTGAAGTTGAT GAAAATGTGTTCGATGTGGACAGAGTTAACCAGGCACAGAAAGTGGAAATATCTTCAGAGGAGGATGAAGTGATCCCAGAGAG caTTGTACATAATGTCAAGAATAGTGTGTCTCGAGAACATACCAGCATTGATCGTGAAGAAGATAATTTCATACAGTGTGATAGCAGAAGACCGGACTCTGCAAAAATCGGCGACGTCATCCGTAATTCTATGAAGTGTAAGAAATATAACGACCTTTTTGGAACACCGAAATCGCCGGAACTTGATCATcaaatacacacaataaaaaagTTATTCAAGTGCAATGAGTGTAAAAAGTGTTTTCCACGATTGTCAGAGTTAAAGCGGCATATACGCGTTCACACAGGCGAAAGATcattcaaatgcgaggtgtgtggaaagtgtttctcacaatTCGGAAATCTAACGCAACATACACGCATTcacacaggcgaaaggccattcaaatgcgaagtttgtggaaagtgtttctcacaatTAGGACACTTAACGCAACATGTACGCATGCACACGGGAGAAAGGAAATTCAAGTGCGATGTATGTGGAAAGTGCTTTCCACATTTAGGACATTTAACGCGTCACGTACGGATTCATACAGGCGAAAGGCCATTAaaatgcgaggtgtgtggaaagtCTTTCTTAGAATTGGGACATATAAGGGAACATTTACGCATTCACACAGGCGAGAGGCCGTTCAAATGCGAGttgtgtggaaaatgtttcttaGCTTCGGGAGATTTAAACAGACATTCACGCATACACActggcgaaaagccattcaaatgcgaggggTGTGGAAAAAGTTTTTCACAATCGTCAGCTTTAAGGAGACATGCACGTTTACATATAGGCGAAAGCCATTGA
- the LOC138692654 gene encoding zinc finger protein 492-like isoform X1, which yields MEPEDDPHDKAHKIEENRASSQAQHLSHLEVSSMKPECVDESYFIKSEIKVEDTTPLPFTFHAVKSEVDEDFLDEDAVHQAQLEDLSSEENEALTDSTVDQSEYSELQDIDREEYNLTHCGSYVPHCSNVGEISHSSIKCNICNEVFSTSQALKIHHDKHSIKKSFTCNVCGKCFSKSSNLKRHSGIHTGERAFQCKVCGKYYSSSSYLNTHARIHTDEKPFKCELCGKCFSESSNLKTHSRIHTGDRPFNCNVCGKFFLSSSNLKSHSRSHTGERPFQCKVCGKCLSSSSHLKAHARIHTHEKPFKCEVCGKCFSASSNLSTHNRLHSGETPFNCNVCGKFFLSSSHLKTHSLIHTGEKPFKCDVCGKCFLSSSQLNTHARIHTGEKPFRCELCSKCFSRFGALKRHGQMHTGEKQFKCEVCGKSFAQASNLKIHARRHSEERPFKCSMCGKCFVQLGDLNKHVRVHTGDKPFKCEACGKYFTSVHHLNSHARKHTGERPFKCDMCGKCFTQSGVLKQHVRVHTGEKPFKCEVCGKCFSSLYNLTRHARICNGEAHSNAICIQSDFQRLI from the exons ATGGAACCTGAGGATGATCCGCACGATAAAGCACacaaaatagaagagaatagggCTTCATCACAG GCCCAGCATTTATCGCATCTAGAAGTATCCAGCATGAAGCCAGAATGCGTGGATGAGAGTTACTTTATCAAATCAGAGATAAAGGTTGAAGACACCACACCACTCCCTTTTACCTTTCATGCGGTGAaatctgaagttgat GAAGATTTTTTGGATGAGGACGCAGTTCACCAGGCACAGTTAGAAGACTTATCTTCAGAAGAGAATGAAGCTTTGACTGACAG CACTGTGGATCAAAGTGAGTATAGTGAGTTACAAGACATTGatcgtgaagaatacaatttgaCACATTGTGGTAGTTATGTACCACACTGTTCAAACGTTGGCGAAATAAGCCATAGTTCTATCAAATGTAATATATGCAACGAAGTATTTTCTACATCGCAAGCACTGAAAATTCATCATGATAAGCACTCAATAAAGAAGTCATTCACATGCAatgtctgtggaaagtgtttctcaaaaTCGTCAAATTTAAAAAGACATTCTGGTATTCACACAGGTGAAAGAGCATTTCAATGCAAGGTATGTGGAAAATATTACTCATCATCGTCATATTTAAACACACATGCTCGCATTCACACAGacgaaaagccattcaaatgtgagctgtgtggaaagtgtttctcggaGTCGTCAAATTTAAAAACACATTCTCGTATTCACACAGGTGATAGACCATTCAATTGCAATGTGTGTGGAAAGTTTTTCTTATCATCGTCAAATTTAAAATCACATTCTCGCAGTCACACAGGTGAAAGACCATTCCAATGCAAGGTTTGTGGAAAATgtttgtcatcatcatcacattTAAAAGCACATGCTCGCATTCACACACacgaaaagccattcaaatgcgaggtgtgtggaaagtgtttctcagcaTCTTCAAATTTAAGTACACATAATCGTCTTCACTCAGGTGAAACACCATTCAATTGCAATGTTTGTGGAAAGTTTTTCTTATCTTCGTCTCATTTAAAGACACATTCTCTCATTCACACAGgtgaaaagccattcaaatgcgatgtgtgtggaaagtgtttcttatCATCGTCTCAGTTAAACACACATGCTCGCATTCACACTGGCGAAAAGCCATTTAGATGCGAGTTGTGTTCGAAATGTTTTTCACGATTTGGTGCTCTGAAGAGACATGGACAAATGCACACAGGAGAAAAACAattcaaatgcgaggtgtgtggaaAATCTTTCGCACAAGCgtctaatttaaaaatacacgCTCGCAGACACTCAGaagaaaggccattcaaatgcagtatgtgtggaaagtgtttcgtGCAATTAGGAGATCTTAATAAACATGTGCGCGTTCACACGGGCGATAAGCCTTTCAAATGCGAAGCATGtggaaaatatttcacatcagtGCATCACTTAAACAGCCATGCACGCAAACACACAGGCGAAAGGCCGTTCaaatgtgatatgtgtggaaaatGTTTCACGCAGTCTGGAGTTCTTAAGCAACATGTACGCGTACACACgggcgaaaagccattcaaatgcgaggtgtgtggTAAATGTTTCTCATCATTGTATAACTTAACCAGACATGCACGAATTTGCAATGGCGAAGCCCATTCTAATGCGATATGTATCCAAAGTGATTTTCAACGTCTAATTTGA
- the LOC138692654 gene encoding uncharacterized protein isoform X2, whose protein sequence is MEPEDDPHDKAHKIEENRASSQAQHLSHLEVSSMKPECVDESYFIKSEIKVEDTTPLPFTFHAVKSEVDEDFLDEDAVHQAQLEDLSSEENEALTDR, encoded by the exons ATGGAACCTGAGGATGATCCGCACGATAAAGCACacaaaatagaagagaatagggCTTCATCACAG GCCCAGCATTTATCGCATCTAGAAGTATCCAGCATGAAGCCAGAATGCGTGGATGAGAGTTACTTTATCAAATCAGAGATAAAGGTTGAAGACACCACACCACTCCCTTTTACCTTTCATGCGGTGAaatctgaagttgat GAAGATTTTTTGGATGAGGACGCAGTTCACCAGGCACAGTTAGAAGACTTATCTTCAGAAGAGAATGAAGCTTTGACTGACAG ataa